In the Yoonia rosea genome, GTGCCCGGTCGTCTGGCCGAACTGTGGTTTGCTGCTGAGCGTGAAGGGATCTTCTTCGGCCAGTGTTCCGAGCTTTGCGGTAAAGACCACGCCTATATGCCGATTACCGTAAAGGTCGTCAGCCAAGAGACATATGACGCTTGGCTCGCTGAGGTGACCGGCACATCCTAAGTGTGAGGGCGGGTTCAGACCCGCCTTGCATTCTTTGACAGGTCCAAAACATAAGGTGGGTGTTCACCCACCGCCCTATGACAAGGTTTGGCATGAGCGACATTAGCGCATCTGAAAGCACATATGAGGCGAGCATGGGCGATTATTTTGCCCTGTTGAAGCCGCGTGTCATGTCTCTCGTTGTGTTCACAGGGCTTGTCGGGCTGCTTGTCGCACCCGTGCCTGTGCATCCCTTTATCGGCTTTGTGGCAATCCTGTGTATCGCCGTGGGCGCCGGGGCGTCGGGCGCGCTGAACATGTGGTGGGATGCCGATATCGACGCGCGCATGCGCCGGACCGCCGGGCGGCCGATCCCGTCAGGGCGCGTTGCACCGGGTGAGGCGCTGGGCATTGGTCTTGCGCTCTCTGGGTTTGCGGTCGTTCTTTTGGCGCTGGCGACAAACTTCCTCGCGGCGTTCCTGCTGCTTTTCACGATTTTCTTTTATGCTGTCGTCTACTCGATGTGGCTCAAGCGGGCGACCCCGCAGAACATCGTGATTGGTGGTGCGGCAGGTGCATTCCCGCCAATGATTGGCTGGGCCGTTGCGACCGGTGGCATCGGTATCGAAAGCGTGCTGATGTTCGCGTTGATTTTCATGTGGACACCACCGCATTTCTGGGCACTCGCCCTGTTTGTAAAGTCGGACTACGGCAACGCGGGTATTCCGATGCTGACCGAAACCCATGGGCGGGATTCAACGCGCCGGCATGTTTTGGTCTACACGCTACTTCTGGTCCCTGTCGCGATCGGACTTGGTTTTACGTCGATCGGTGGACCATTTTATCTGGCGATTGCGGTCTGGATGAATGCGTGGTTCCTCAAAGGGGCCTTTGATATCTGGCGGCGTGATGACGCGGCATGCGAAGCCGACAAGCACAAGGTCGAAATCAAGGTCTTCAAGGTTTCTCTTTACTATCTGTTCGCGCATTTCGGAGCGCTCCTTGTTGAAGCAGCACTGCGGCTTTACGGGATTGGAGGCTGGTCATGACACTGCATGTCGAACACGAACTTCACAAACGGCGCAAAGGCCGGAACTACGGGCTCGGGCTTATCTTGGCGGGTT is a window encoding:
- the cyoE gene encoding heme o synthase, with protein sequence MSDISASESTYEASMGDYFALLKPRVMSLVVFTGLVGLLVAPVPVHPFIGFVAILCIAVGAGASGALNMWWDADIDARMRRTAGRPIPSGRVAPGEALGIGLALSGFAVVLLALATNFLAAFLLLFTIFFYAVVYSMWLKRATPQNIVIGGAAGAFPPMIGWAVATGGIGIESVLMFALIFMWTPPHFWALALFVKSDYGNAGIPMLTETHGRDSTRRHVLVYTLLLVPVAIGLGFTSIGGPFYLAIAVWMNAWFLKGAFDIWRRDDAACEADKHKVEIKVFKVSLYYLFAHFGALLVEAALRLYGIGGWS